A portion of the Nitratidesulfovibrio termitidis HI1 genome contains these proteins:
- a CDS encoding transposase — translation MKRRVWDSKSKARIVLEGLQGRSVASICSEYQITQGMYYRWRDTLLANAALAFEVGATNRREERLATENQKLKQAVGELTLGVKKKRLVSGKRRSGQAQLQRDAELLPLIESLKMEHPFWGYRRVWATLRYKTA, via the coding sequence ATGAAACGCCGAGTCTGGGACAGCAAAAGCAAGGCCCGCATTGTGCTTGAGGGATTGCAGGGTCGCTCTGTGGCAAGCATTTGCAGTGAGTATCAAATCACTCAGGGTATGTATTACCGCTGGCGCGACACGTTGTTGGCCAATGCCGCCCTGGCTTTTGAGGTGGGCGCCACTAACCGACGAGAAGAACGCCTTGCGACAGAGAACCAAAAACTCAAGCAAGCCGTTGGCGAACTGACGCTAGGAGTTAAAAAAAAACGACTGGTAAGCGGCAAGCGCCGATCCGGCCAGGCCCAGCTTCAGCGCGATGCCGAACTCTTGCCGTTGATCGAGTCCCTGAAAATGGAACATCCCTTTTGGGGCTATCGCCGCGTATGGGCCACCCTTCGGTATAAAACGGCCTGA
- a CDS encoding DDE-type integrase/transposase/recombinase — protein MRLHGLGVKRAALRAKRTPSGSKPRPVRPCQWWGIDMTKVMTEGGWVYIVLVVDWFSKKIVGHHADYRSRSHEWLQALDTAIQTHFPGGVRGHGLSLMSDNGCQPTGTAFMRACATLGITQAFTSYNNPKGNADTERTMRTIKEELFWLHEWRSLEHLNRALSDWIENFNTTYLHSALGWKTPQGVHQQANKTWRNSPLKAA, from the coding sequence ATGCGTCTGCATGGCCTTGGGGTGAAGCGCGCAGCCTTGCGGGCAAAGCGCACCCCTTCCGGAAGCAAGCCGCGCCCCGTCCGCCCGTGTCAGTGGTGGGGCATCGACATGACCAAGGTCATGACGGAAGGCGGCTGGGTGTATATCGTGCTGGTGGTGGACTGGTTTTCCAAGAAGATCGTGGGCCACCATGCCGACTACCGGAGCCGGAGCCATGAGTGGCTGCAAGCTCTGGATACGGCTATCCAGACGCACTTTCCCGGAGGCGTCCGGGGGCACGGCCTGAGCCTGATGAGCGACAACGGCTGCCAACCGACAGGAACGGCTTTTATGCGCGCCTGCGCGACTCTCGGCATCACGCAGGCGTTTACCAGCTACAACAATCCCAAAGGGAACGCGGATACCGAGCGGACAATGCGTACGATCAAGGAAGAGCTCTTCTGGCTGCACGAATGGCGTAGCCTGGAACACCTCAACCGCGCCCTCTCTGACTGGATAGAAAACTTCAACACCACATACCTGCATTCGGCGCTTGGCTGGAAGACTCCGCAAGGCGTCCATCAGCAGGCAAACAAAACCTGGCGGAATTCTCCCTTAAAGGCCGCTTGA
- a CDS encoding ATP-binding protein translates to MADAPAPPPSEGLRPRPHRVAAQGAGTRPRIPPGRLGDSMLGWVLLVVLAAVVATSVTHVLRERDRYMDMARLRLEGQLRLIGEHVDGLLQTLDLALTALALDLSDEMAHHAALRLHEIDAELHQRLDLLRPHAMELALLAPDGAVLAATAPLPVGIDPLLRRVVLPTHRDLLRDFNLLRLQMPLTGTHGNTPPRMLLSRRVSGSDGSFAGMLVALVNPLSFQDRYQDYDPGETECSVLLDEDSSPLVVWPPGADAACVRASVAVASGAWPYAMSGAMPDVMPDAAPGLVPKSSPDNAPGTPSGMSATSGSETGGTGRPGTSGNGPRTSPDRAYTARRTTLPPEMSSPFDGSPSDALSGKGISVPGMRIVETDDALVAVHQLRSFPFRMTMHTPLDLVLSGWRRQTVANVGMSLALCMAVSLLAWSASRQRGQRLEAETALRHSEARYRTLAENYPGGAIMLFDGSMRCLLADGLGLAGLMLPRQQMEGATPSDVLPPQMALPFEEQLQVALAGSEVTFTMAVGERIHEVRLRPLHEDRETGMPARCMAVLQDITQREEARLALRHSEARLQEAQQIARMGSFELHMDTGAFVWSAGLYEMLGHDPALPPPAPAEVFAIHAPEELGWYHEHVAIVSDEPVTELQRVFPYRTLAGRQGWGQFRCRVTRGPDRLPLHAQGTFQDITSLREAELALRDSEARLNEAQFIARMGSYSVNLRDGEAFWSPGLFRLLDLDPHDGPLVPGEAFRRHAPETAPWFEAFLATPADRPETTALRSFPYVTATGRHGFGRLHLMVRHGADGLPEHIRGTFQDITPLHEAEQALRDSEARLQEAQQIARMGSFDLDLVHDRTDYWSPGLYALLELDPSQPPPPPSRGSAVHSPERTDWFDGLLASRDHAAGTIHSETVSYVTTSGRKGVAHMQAVVQRGPDGAPVRMRGTFQDITRLHEVEQALRDSEARLLEAQLIAGIGSFDFDIAGNTAAYWSPGLYALLEVEPGTPLPRPLEGCHIYAPDYVTQFERMLTEPADEPESIFWDNIPLRTAKGRRMMGQMKAVVQRGPGGRPVRARGAFQDISRLYEAEQALQRAKEEAESANELKSQFVANISHEMRTPLSGILGIVDVALSRLHDTMPPAQDSEQAHYLSMIRNVSEGLLHVINDLLDFSRMEAGRLGLDQVEYDLRAAVSDALAPLAVQAERKGLSLTVHIDAGAPARLQGDPLRLRQVLVNLAGNAVKFTDTGSVHVDVHRNARCPRPGGCLRFTVQDTGPGITADKLPLLFESFSQADGSHTRRHSGSGLGLAISRHIVRLQGGDIGVDSTPGQGSRFWFTLPMDKDAPQGAADPTDLRLTGPNLPNRSGGPARPETSGHSEQVAPGTQGTDAHDAEEADRPLCVLLAEDNDLNREFLSFFLQERGYEVHLAIDGQEALDRLRGGCAPDATADGGMQRPPFDVVLMDVQMPVVSGLEATRRIREAAAQGAAWANVPVIALTAHAMQGDRDRFLAEGMDDFVAKPVNRDALFAAIERQVARYRERRNGGSSQSSA, encoded by the coding sequence ATGGCTGACGCCCCCGCGCCACCGCCGTCCGAGGGGTTGCGCCCCCGCCCACACCGCGTTGCCGCACAGGGGGCGGGCACGCGCCCGCGCATCCCGCCGGGGCGTCTGGGCGACAGCATGCTCGGCTGGGTGCTGCTGGTGGTGCTGGCGGCGGTGGTGGCAACCAGCGTCACCCACGTGCTGCGCGAACGCGACCGTTACATGGACATGGCCCGCCTGCGCCTGGAAGGACAACTGCGCCTGATAGGCGAGCACGTGGACGGACTGCTCCAGACCCTGGACCTTGCACTGACGGCGCTGGCCCTCGATCTATCCGACGAGATGGCCCACCACGCAGCCCTCCGCCTGCACGAGATCGATGCCGAACTTCACCAGCGGCTGGACCTGCTGCGCCCCCATGCCATGGAACTGGCCCTGCTCGCCCCGGACGGGGCCGTGCTGGCCGCCACCGCTCCGTTGCCCGTCGGCATAGACCCCCTGTTACGCCGCGTGGTGCTGCCCACCCACCGCGATCTGCTGCGCGACTTCAACCTGCTGCGGCTGCAAATGCCGCTCACCGGCACGCACGGCAACACGCCGCCCCGAATGCTGCTGAGCCGCCGCGTCTCCGGGTCGGACGGCAGCTTTGCCGGGATGCTGGTGGCCCTGGTCAACCCGCTCTCCTTCCAGGACCGCTATCAGGACTACGACCCCGGTGAAACGGAATGCTCCGTGCTGCTTGACGAGGACTCCTCCCCCCTGGTGGTGTGGCCTCCCGGCGCGGACGCAGCCTGCGTGCGCGCCTCGGTGGCCGTTGCCAGCGGCGCCTGGCCTTACGCCATGTCAGGCGCCATGCCAGACGTCATGCCAGACGCTGCACCCGGCCTCGTGCCGAAAAGCTCGCCAGACAATGCACCGGGTACGCCATCGGGCATGTCCGCCACCAGCGGGTCGGAGACCGGCGGGACGGGCAGGCCCGGCACGTCGGGGAACGGCCCCCGCACTTCTCCCGATCGGGCCTACACGGCGCGCCGCACCACGCTGCCTCCGGAAATGTCGTCCCCGTTCGACGGCAGCCCGTCCGATGCCCTGTCCGGCAAGGGCATCAGCGTTCCCGGCATGCGCATCGTCGAAACGGACGACGCGCTGGTGGCCGTGCACCAGTTGCGCAGTTTTCCCTTCCGCATGACCATGCACACCCCGCTGGATCTGGTGCTGTCCGGATGGCGCAGGCAGACGGTGGCCAACGTGGGCATGTCCCTGGCCCTGTGCATGGCCGTCTCGCTGCTGGCCTGGTCGGCCAGCCGCCAGCGCGGCCAACGGCTGGAGGCAGAAACCGCGTTGCGCCACAGCGAGGCCCGCTACCGTACCCTTGCCGAGAACTATCCCGGCGGCGCCATCATGCTCTTTGACGGCAGCATGCGCTGCCTGCTGGCCGACGGACTGGGGCTGGCAGGGCTGATGCTCCCCCGCCAGCAGATGGAGGGAGCCACCCCCTCCGACGTACTGCCCCCGCAGATGGCCCTGCCCTTCGAGGAACAGCTGCAGGTGGCCCTGGCGGGCAGCGAGGTCACCTTCACCATGGCCGTGGGCGAGCGCATCCACGAGGTACGCCTGCGCCCCTTGCACGAAGACCGCGAAACCGGCATGCCCGCCCGGTGCATGGCCGTGCTGCAGGACATCACCCAGCGCGAGGAGGCCCGCCTGGCCCTGCGCCACAGCGAGGCCCGGCTGCAGGAGGCGCAACAGATCGCCCGCATGGGCAGCTTTGAACTGCACATGGACACCGGGGCGTTCGTGTGGTCCGCCGGGCTGTACGAAATGCTCGGCCACGACCCCGCGCTGCCGCCCCCAGCCCCCGCAGAGGTGTTCGCCATCCACGCCCCGGAAGAACTGGGCTGGTACCACGAGCACGTGGCCATCGTCTCGGACGAGCCGGTGACCGAGTTGCAACGCGTCTTTCCCTACCGCACCCTGGCCGGGCGGCAGGGCTGGGGACAATTTCGCTGCCGGGTCACGCGCGGGCCGGACCGCCTGCCCCTGCACGCCCAGGGCACCTTTCAGGACATCACCAGCCTGCGCGAGGCGGAACTGGCCCTGCGCGACAGCGAAGCCCGGCTCAACGAGGCCCAGTTCATCGCCCGCATGGGCAGCTATTCGGTCAACCTGCGCGACGGCGAGGCGTTCTGGTCACCGGGGCTGTTCCGCCTGCTGGACCTGGACCCGCACGACGGCCCGCTGGTGCCGGGCGAGGCCTTCCGCCGCCACGCGCCGGAAACGGCCCCCTGGTTCGAAGCGTTCCTGGCCACCCCGGCGGACAGGCCGGAAACCACCGCGTTGCGCTCGTTCCCCTACGTCACCGCCACCGGGCGGCATGGATTCGGCCGCCTGCACCTGATGGTGCGCCACGGCGCGGACGGCCTGCCCGAGCACATCCGGGGCACTTTCCAGGACATCACCCCCCTGCACGAGGCCGAACAGGCCCTGCGCGACAGCGAGGCCCGATTGCAGGAGGCGCAGCAGATCGCACGCATGGGCAGCTTCGACCTGGATCTGGTGCACGACAGGACCGATTACTGGTCGCCCGGCCTGTACGCCCTGCTGGAACTGGACCCGTCCCAGCCCCCGCCGCCCCCCTCGCGCGGCAGCGCCGTCCATTCACCGGAGCGCACCGACTGGTTCGACGGGCTGCTGGCCTCACGCGATCACGCGGCGGGAACCATCCACTCCGAAACCGTGTCCTACGTCACGACCAGCGGCCGGAAGGGCGTGGCGCACATGCAGGCCGTGGTGCAGCGCGGGCCGGACGGCGCACCGGTACGCATGCGCGGCACCTTTCAGGACATCACCCGCCTGCACGAGGTGGAACAAGCCCTGCGCGACAGCGAGGCCCGGCTGCTGGAAGCCCAGCTCATCGCGGGGATCGGCAGCTTCGACTTCGACATCGCCGGCAACACGGCCGCCTACTGGTCGCCCGGGCTGTACGCCCTGCTCGAAGTGGAGCCGGGCACCCCGCTGCCCCGTCCGCTGGAAGGCTGCCACATCTACGCCCCGGACTACGTCACGCAGTTCGAGCGGATGCTCACCGAACCCGCCGACGAACCGGAATCCATCTTCTGGGACAACATTCCCCTGCGCACCGCCAAGGGGCGACGCATGATGGGGCAGATGAAGGCAGTGGTGCAGCGCGGGCCGGGCGGCAGGCCGGTGCGGGCACGTGGCGCCTTCCAGGACATCAGCCGCCTGTACGAGGCGGAACAGGCCCTGCAGCGGGCCAAGGAAGAGGCCGAAAGCGCCAATGAACTCAAGAGCCAGTTCGTGGCCAACATCAGCCACGAAATGCGCACCCCGCTTTCAGGCATCCTGGGCATCGTGGACGTGGCGCTCTCGCGCCTGCACGACACGATGCCACCTGCGCAGGACAGCGAGCAGGCCCATTATCTTTCCATGATCCGCAACGTGTCAGAGGGGCTGCTGCACGTGATCAACGATCTGCTGGACTTTTCGCGCATGGAGGCCGGACGGCTGGGACTGGACCAGGTGGAGTACGACCTGCGGGCCGCCGTGAGTGATGCGCTGGCTCCGCTGGCCGTGCAGGCAGAGCGCAAGGGGCTGTCACTCACCGTGCACATCGACGCCGGGGCGCCCGCCCGGTTGCAGGGCGACCCGCTGCGGCTGCGCCAGGTGCTGGTGAATCTGGCGGGCAACGCCGTAAAATTCACCGACACGGGCAGCGTGCACGTGGATGTGCACCGCAACGCCCGGTGTCCCCGGCCCGGCGGATGTCTGCGCTTCACCGTGCAGGACACGGGCCCCGGCATCACGGCGGACAAGCTGCCCCTGCTGTTCGAAAGCTTCTCGCAGGCGGATGGCTCGCACACCCGGCGGCACAGCGGCAGCGGCCTGGGCCTTGCCATCTCGCGGCACATCGTGCGCCTGCAGGGCGGCGACATCGGGGTGGACAGCACGCCCGGCCAGGGCAGCCGGTTCTGGTTCACCCTGCCCATGGACAAGGACGCTCCGCAGGGCGCCGCCGACCCCACCGACCTGCGCCTGACCGGCCCGAACCTGCCGAACCGTTCAGGCGGTCCGGCCCGTCCGGAGACTTCGGGGCATTCGGAACAGGTGGCACCGGGAACACAGGGGACCGATGCGCACGACGCGGAGGAAGCGGACCGCCCCCTGTGCGTGCTGCTGGCGGAAGACAACGACCTGAACCGCGAATTCCTGAGCTTCTTCCTGCAGGAACGCGGTTACGAGGTGCACCTGGCCATCGACGGACAGGAGGCCCTGGACCGCCTGCGTGGGGGCTGCGCCCCGGACGCCACGGCCGACGGCGGAATGCAACGTCCCCCCTTCGACGTGGTGCTGATGGATGTGCAGATGCCCGTGGTCAGCGGGCTGGAGGCCACCCGCCGCATCCGCGAGGCGGCGGCGCAGGGGGCCGCCTGGGCCAACGTGCCGGTCATCGCCCTGACCGCCCACGCCATGCAGGGCGATCGCGACCGCTTCCTGGCCGAGGGCATGGACGACTTCGTGGCCAAGCCGGTGAACCGCGACGCCCTGTTCGCGGCCATCGAGCGGCAGGTGGCGCGCTACCGCGAGAGACGGAACGGTGGAAGCAGCCAAAGCAGCGCGTAA
- a CDS encoding epoxyqueuosine reductase QueH, producing the protein MRVLLHVCCGPCSIATVRMLRDEGHEVTALFLNPNIHPVQEYLRRREAMQEVSRRLDLPVIWRDAEYDPAAWMRQMAWREQPGVRCRVCYATRLERTHAIAARGGYDAFTTSLLYSRRQRHDMIAEVGHGIAAVSPDDSVPFLYRDFRTGWQEGIDTSREWGIHRQNYCGCLYSEAERFARDFAKATGVKEERGSAPHPARGPRPLDPVSGNDSPK; encoded by the coding sequence ATGCGCGTCCTGCTGCACGTCTGCTGCGGGCCGTGCTCCATCGCCACGGTGCGGATGCTGCGCGACGAGGGACACGAGGTCACGGCCCTGTTCCTGAACCCCAACATCCACCCCGTGCAGGAATACCTGCGCCGCCGCGAGGCCATGCAAGAAGTCTCGCGGCGGCTCGACCTGCCCGTCATCTGGCGCGACGCCGAGTACGACCCCGCCGCCTGGATGCGCCAGATGGCCTGGCGCGAACAACCCGGCGTGCGCTGCCGGGTGTGCTACGCCACCCGCCTGGAACGCACCCACGCCATCGCCGCACGCGGCGGGTACGACGCCTTCACCACCAGCCTGCTCTATTCGCGCCGCCAGCGCCACGACATGATCGCCGAGGTGGGCCACGGTATCGCCGCCGTCAGTCCAGATGACTCCGTGCCCTTCCTGTACCGCGACTTCCGCACCGGCTGGCAGGAAGGCATCGACACGTCCAGGGAATGGGGCATCCACCGCCAGAACTACTGCGGCTGCCTGTACAGCGAGGCCGAACGCTTTGCCCGCGACTTCGCCAAGGCTACGGGCGTGAAGGAAGAGCGGGGCTCCGCCCCGCACCCCGCAAGGGGGCCGCGCCCCCTTGACCCCGTTTCGGGGAACGATTCACCCAAATAA
- the hemW gene encoding radical SAM family heme chaperone HemW produces MLLYIHVPFCRRKCRYCAFHSLEMGAASAVRDYVETLLRELALWGDRMGGTPVTSIFFGGGTPSLLPARTIGTILDRVAKAFAVQPGAEISMEGNPESLTRPSELRTLLQVGVNRLSMGVQCLDDAMLHTLGRPHRAREALDAFRAVRAAGFQNVGMDLIWGLPGQTLRQWMRQLKEVVRLRPDHLSCYGLTLEPGTPLEDDCVTGRLDLPPERAQAAMFMDGAELLETEGYIHYEISNFARMGFQCRHNLGYWEGEDYLGLGPSAASTLGGLRWNNPEDHAAWTRQVDEGRVGTEAERLTPQTRVLELIMLRLRTARGLRVKAYRELTGRDFLRDHKRLVHLLHREGLLRIRDGYLRLTRSGMLVSNSILERLFEDTEALMALPVATPAPPLPHAGQVTGQAAGPDAGQVTGPDAGHAAEVTARPDGPTDAADPAAPPSPPPASPAGRSHG; encoded by the coding sequence ATGCTGCTGTACATCCACGTACCTTTCTGCCGCCGCAAGTGCCGGTACTGCGCCTTCCACTCGCTGGAGATGGGGGCGGCGTCGGCCGTGCGCGACTACGTGGAAACGCTGCTGCGCGAACTGGCCCTGTGGGGCGACCGCATGGGCGGCACGCCGGTGACTTCGATATTCTTCGGCGGGGGCACGCCCAGCCTGCTGCCCGCGCGCACCATCGGCACCATTCTGGACCGGGTGGCCAAGGCCTTCGCGGTGCAGCCGGGCGCGGAAATCAGCATGGAAGGCAACCCGGAATCGCTGACCCGCCCGTCGGAGTTGCGCACCCTGCTGCAGGTGGGGGTGAACCGGCTGTCCATGGGCGTGCAGTGCCTGGACGACGCCATGCTGCACACCCTGGGCAGGCCGCACCGGGCGCGGGAAGCCCTGGACGCGTTCCGCGCCGTGCGCGCGGCGGGCTTCCAGAACGTGGGCATGGACCTGATCTGGGGCCTGCCGGGCCAGACCCTGCGCCAGTGGATGCGGCAGCTGAAAGAGGTGGTGCGGCTGCGGCCCGACCACCTGTCCTGCTACGGGCTGACCCTGGAGCCGGGCACCCCGCTGGAGGACGACTGCGTCACCGGCAGGCTGGACCTGCCCCCGGAGCGCGCCCAGGCCGCCATGTTCATGGACGGCGCGGAACTGCTGGAAACCGAAGGCTACATCCACTACGAAATTTCCAATTTTGCCCGCATGGGCTTCCAGTGTCGCCACAACCTGGGCTATTGGGAAGGCGAGGACTACCTTGGCCTTGGCCCGTCGGCGGCTTCCACGCTGGGGGGCCTGCGCTGGAACAACCCGGAGGACCACGCCGCGTGGACCCGCCAGGTGGACGAAGGCCGCGTGGGCACCGAGGCCGAGCGGCTGACCCCGCAGACGCGGGTGCTGGAACTGATCATGCTGCGCCTGCGCACGGCGCGCGGCCTGCGGGTAAAGGCCTATCGCGAGCTGACCGGGCGCGACTTTCTGCGCGACCACAAGCGGCTGGTGCACCTGCTGCACCGCGAAGGGCTGCTGCGCATCCGCGACGGCTACCTGCGGCTGACCCGCAGCGGCATGCTGGTTTCCAACTCCATCCTTGAACGGCTGTTCGAGGACACCGAGGCGCTGATGGCCCTGCCCGTGGCAACACCCGCTCCCCCCTTGCCCCATGCCGGTCAGGTCACCGGTCAGGCCGCCGGACCCGATGCGGGGCAGGTCACCGGACCCGATGCCGGGCACGCCGCGGAGGTCACCGCCAGGCCGGACGGCCCGACGGATGCGGCTGACCCCGCGGCCCCGCCGTCACCGCCCCCTGCTTCCCCCGCCGGGCGCAGCCATGGCTGA